The segment CGCGGCACGCAAAATGCCAAGAACTTCAGGCCCTGCATGAAGAACATCGCTCACAAAGGCTGGGAGTATGGATACGGCGCCTCCAAATAGCACTGCGAACATATCAAGCGCCATAGTGCTTAAGATGAGTTCATGCTTTCTGACGTAATCAAACCCCTGCATAAAGCTTTTGAGAAAGTGCGTAGTTTGTGCTGACTTTTCCCTATGCGCTTTGATCAAAGTAACGCCATAAAGACTGATGAGTCCACAAAAGGCTGCTAAGGCATAAGTCCAGGTGAGATTGGTAAAGCCAATCATGAGGCCGCCTAAGCCAGGTCCAGCTACTACGCAAATTTGGAAGGAGGCATTGCCATATGCCATGTATTTCGTGAGTTGCTCGCGCGGAATAATCTGGCCAAAGAGCGCTTGGTAGGATGGGCGCAACAATGCTCGAGCAATACCAATAAAGCCAACTGCTGTGTAGATCAATGGCACAGGTGGAGATACCCAATCCAATGCGATGGCGCATAAAAATAATGCGACGAGCACGTGAATAATTGCGGCGATTGCGGAGATGACTTTGCGGGAGTAGTGGTCTACCGCATGACCCGAGTAAAGCGCTAAAGCAAAGTAGGGTACGAGTTCCGCAAGGCCAATCAGTCCTAACGAGATTACGCTATGAGTAATTTCATAGAGATGCCATCCAACTGCCACCATCGTAATTTGATAGCTTAGGGTGGCGCCAATACGGTAAATCAACAGGGTTTTAAAGGCTTTGCTCGGGCTCATTTTTAATGAGTTTACGGGAATTTCTGTCTTATCTGATTTATCCTTAATGCATGAAGAAAATCATTCGCGTTTGGGATTTGCCAATCCGCCTGTTTCACTGGTTGTTAGTAGCTTGCATTATTGGAAGCCTAGTGAGCATTCATTTGTTTGATAGTGCCGTTGAGTTACATGCCTACTTTGGGTATTGCATTTTGACTCTGTTGGTATTTAGAGTGATTTGGGGCTTTGTGGGATCAAGGCATGCACGCTTTGCTTCATTTGTTCCTAATCGCCAATCCATTCTTAATTATCTTCAAGATAAATCACCACGCTTTTTGGGGCATAACCCAATCGGCGCTCTATCTGTTTTTGCCTTGCTGTTTGTTTTGTGTGTGCAAGTTGTCACCGGTTTATTTGTAGATGATGAAATTGCGTTTCAAGGACCGCTTGCTAAATATGTCCCCAGTGCCGTCGTATCTTTTCTATCAGAGATTCATGAAGGTAACCAAGTCATTATTTACACGCT is part of the Polynucleobacter tropicus genome and harbors:
- a CDS encoding MFS transporter codes for the protein MSPSKAFKTLLIYRIGATLSYQITMVAVGWHLYEITHSVISLGLIGLAELVPYFALALYSGHAVDHYSRKVISAIAAIIHVLVALFLCAIALDWVSPPVPLIYTAVGFIGIARALLRPSYQALFGQIIPREQLTKYMAYGNASFQICVVAGPGLGGLMIGFTNLTWTYALAAFCGLISLYGVTLIKAHREKSAQTTHFLKSFMQGFDYVRKHELILSTMALDMFAVLFGGAVSILPAFVSDVLHAGPEVLGILRAAPAAGSVLMGIYLATRPILNDSGKYLLFSVAGFGISIIGFGLSTHLWACAFFLFTSGCCDSISVVIRSSIVQLTTPDNMRGRISAINGIFIGSSNELGALESGIAASLLGLVPSIIFGGVATLAVVLITYKLAPNLHNFHIRDIT
- a CDS encoding cytochrome b/b6 domain-containing protein translates to MKKIIRVWDLPIRLFHWLLVACIIGSLVSIHLFDSAVELHAYFGYCILTLLVFRVIWGFVGSRHARFASFVPNRQSILNYLQDKSPRFLGHNPIGALSVFALLFVLCVQVVTGLFVDDEIAFQGPLAKYVPSAVVSFLSEIHEGNQVIIYTLITIHIAAIWYYKKFKGENLIKPMITGDKEIDPSEEARYLPSDLGHSSKDGALQRGLALLLLSLIAVAVGYFITR